One window from the genome of Bdellovibrio sp. ArHS encodes:
- a CDS encoding phosphoglycerate mutase family protein, whose amino-acid sequence MKIYLFRHAQKAMDFSGDPDLTAEGHAQASKLLDKVLKKELPTPTELWVSPKKRTHSTFRPLAQHFNLPLQNTNELLEQQAEENLSEFRSRIEKLFERAAENKKAVVFLCSHYDLVVEALNVVPSDKDFSDSEYAHWSPCQYAGFEVLNNGVYEFIEFKRVHL is encoded by the coding sequence ATGAAGATCTACCTCTTTAGACACGCACAAAAAGCCATGGATTTCTCTGGTGATCCTGATTTGACGGCAGAGGGTCATGCCCAGGCGTCAAAACTTCTCGACAAGGTGCTCAAAAAAGAACTGCCTACGCCGACGGAGCTGTGGGTTTCACCTAAAAAGCGCACCCACAGTACGTTCCGCCCCCTGGCACAGCACTTCAATTTACCTTTGCAAAACACGAATGAACTTTTAGAACAGCAGGCTGAAGAAAATCTATCAGAGTTTCGCTCACGCATTGAAAAGCTGTTTGAGCGCGCGGCTGAAAATAAAAAAGCGGTGGTTTTTCTGTGTTCACATTATGACCTTGTCGTCGAAGCTCTGAACGTGGTTCCCAGTGATAAGGATTTTTCGGATTCGGAATATGCACACTGGAGCCCCTGTCAATACGCGGGCTTTGAAGTGCTGAATAACGGCGTTTATGAGTTTATTGAATTTAAGAGGGTGCATTTATGA
- a CDS encoding fumarylacetoacetate hydrolase family protein: protein MIQNIWAVGRNYAEHAKELGNAVPTEPLVFLKAGSCATLAAKELHLPSWKNELHYETELALQFDDNLQIDAACIALDLTDREKQNQLKAQGQPWTLAKSFKGACPLSEFFPVADLEELKNLDIILKVNGELRQKGNTSQMIFGFGELLQFVRTHFPVMPGDLLLTGTPPGVGAFKKGDLLEAEISGKAKHSWKVV, encoded by the coding sequence ATGATTCAAAATATTTGGGCTGTGGGTCGCAACTATGCCGAGCATGCAAAAGAATTAGGGAATGCCGTTCCCACCGAACCTCTGGTTTTTCTAAAAGCCGGCAGCTGCGCCACTCTGGCCGCAAAAGAACTGCACTTGCCTTCCTGGAAAAATGAATTGCACTATGAAACGGAATTGGCTTTGCAATTTGACGACAACTTGCAAATTGATGCCGCCTGTATCGCCCTGGATCTGACCGATCGCGAAAAGCAAAATCAGTTAAAAGCGCAAGGACAACCCTGGACGCTGGCAAAAAGTTTCAAAGGGGCGTGCCCGCTTTCCGAGTTTTTTCCCGTTGCCGATCTCGAAGAGCTGAAAAACTTGGATATTATTTTGAAAGTGAATGGCGAACTTCGCCAAAAAGGCAACACCTCGCAAATGATCTTCGGCTTTGGCGAACTCCTGCAGTTTGTGCGCACCCACTTCCCCGTGATGCCCGGGGATTTACTTCTTACAGGGACGCCCCCAGGCGTGGGCGCCTTTAAAAAAGGTGATCTTTTAGAGGCCGAGATCTCTGGCAAGGCCAAACACTCGTGGAAAGTGGTTTAA